A region from the Alkalispirochaeta americana genome encodes:
- a CDS encoding electron transfer flavoprotein subunit alpha, whose translation MAIKIINEKCRGCRLCVKGCPFDAIVMEGKIAVIESGCTNCGACLDLCPFEAILLEEEKNGCIDIADYSGVWVFAEQRGGVLQPVVFELLGEGRKLADQIGCSLSAILCGEKVSALTGDLFEHGADSVYVADAPELANYTSDGYSKVIVQAIEDYKPEIVLLGASHIGRDLGPCLAVKCNTGLTADCTKLEIDPVDKKIKQTRPAFGGNLMATIVCPNHRPQMSTVRPGVMDKPEVQKGRRGEIIQLQVEFSPADIRMQVLEVIKSLEEKVSLTDAEIIVAGGMGLGKAEGFDLLKDLAEKMGGIVASSRAPVDAGWIDHSRQVGQTGTTVKPRIYFACGISGAIQHIAGMQGSEYIVAINKNESSPIFEVADYGIVGDLYQIIPELINALN comes from the coding sequence ATGGCTATCAAAATAATTAATGAAAAGTGTCGTGGTTGCAGGCTCTGTGTGAAGGGCTGTCCCTTTGACGCGATTGTCATGGAAGGAAAGATTGCTGTTATCGAGTCGGGTTGTACCAACTGCGGAGCCTGTCTGGATCTTTGTCCCTTTGAGGCAATTCTCCTGGAAGAAGAAAAAAACGGCTGCATCGACATAGCCGATTACAGCGGCGTCTGGGTTTTCGCTGAACAGCGGGGGGGTGTCCTGCAGCCGGTAGTTTTCGAATTGCTCGGAGAAGGACGGAAACTCGCTGATCAGATAGGATGCAGCCTCTCTGCAATCTTGTGCGGGGAAAAGGTATCAGCCCTGACGGGGGATCTCTTCGAGCACGGTGCTGATTCTGTCTATGTGGCAGATGCTCCGGAACTGGCAAATTACACCAGCGATGGTTACAGCAAGGTTATTGTGCAGGCCATTGAGGACTATAAACCGGAGATAGTTCTCCTTGGGGCCAGCCACATCGGACGGGATCTTGGCCCCTGTCTGGCGGTGAAGTGCAATACCGGGCTTACTGCGGATTGTACAAAGCTTGAGATCGATCCCGTGGACAAGAAAATTAAACAGACCCGCCCCGCCTTCGGGGGAAATCTCATGGCAACGATCGTCTGTCCCAACCACCGTCCCCAGATGTCAACTGTACGTCCCGGGGTTATGGATAAACCGGAGGTTCAGAAGGGGCGTCGCGGAGAAATTATTCAGCTTCAGGTGGAATTTTCGCCCGCTGACATCCGGATGCAGGTGCTGGAGGTGATAAAAAGTCTGGAAGAAAAAGTTTCTCTCACCGATGCCGAAATAATTGTGGCTGGTGGTATGGGGCTTGGCAAAGCTGAAGGATTTGATCTTCTCAAGGACCTGGCAGAAAAGATGGGAGGGATTGTTGCCTCCAGCAGGGCTCCTGTTGATGCCGGGTGGATCGATCACAGTCGGCAGGTTGGCCAGACCGGTACAACCGTGAAACCGCGGATCTATTTTGCCTGCGGTATTTCCGGAGCAATTCAGCATATCGCCGGAATGCAGGGCTCGGAGTATATCGTAGCGATTAACAAGAACGAGAGCTCTCCTATTTTTGAGGTTGCCGATTACGGAATTGTGGGGGATCTCTACCAGATTATCCCCGAGCTGATCAATGCCCTGAACTGA
- a CDS encoding purine-nucleoside phosphorylase — translation MWGDASMQGLYDQLEETRGWVQGKTDMTPSVGVVLGSGLGGLVEYLQVETVIDYQDIPHFPVSTVADHAGKLVFGSLGSTRIVAMQGRLHYYEGHAMRSLAYPIALMKMMGVTTLMVSNAAGGMNPSFVPGDLMAITDHINLFPDNPLIGLNDERLGPRFPDMTKLYSPSLIALAEKSAEAQGFSLKRGVYVGLSGPAYETAAEIRFMQSIGGDAVGMSTVPEAMTARYLGLDVLGISCITNMATGLAKEKHSHQEVLKTAQGATDRFCRLVADVLRELGD, via the coding sequence ATGTGGGGGGACGCTAGTATGCAGGGTTTATACGATCAATTAGAGGAAACACGTGGTTGGGTTCAGGGAAAAACAGACATGACTCCTTCTGTCGGGGTAGTCCTCGGCTCCGGTCTGGGAGGATTAGTGGAGTATCTTCAGGTAGAGACGGTGATCGACTACCAGGATATTCCTCACTTTCCTGTCTCCACCGTGGCTGATCATGCGGGAAAACTCGTCTTCGGGTCTCTCGGTTCTACCAGAATTGTGGCCATGCAGGGGCGGCTCCACTATTACGAAGGTCATGCCATGCGCTCCCTGGCCTATCCAATCGCCCTTATGAAGATGATGGGCGTAACCACCCTGATGGTCAGTAATGCCGCTGGTGGCATGAATCCTTCCTTTGTGCCGGGGGATCTGATGGCGATCACCGATCATATCAACCTTTTCCCTGATAATCCCCTGATAGGGCTGAACGACGAGCGTCTGGGGCCCCGTTTCCCCGACATGACGAAACTTTATTCTCCCTCGCTGATCGCCTTGGCCGAGAAGAGCGCCGAAGCCCAGGGATTTTCCCTGAAACGAGGGGTCTATGTGGGGCTTTCCGGGCCAGCCTACGAAACGGCAGCCGAGATACGCTTCATGCAGTCCATCGGTGGTGATGCGGTGGGGATGTCCACTGTTCCCGAGGCGATGACCGCCCGTTATCTGGGGCTGGACGTATTGGGAATCTCCTGTATCACCAATATGGCGACGGGTCTTGCCAAAGAAAAGCACTCCCACCAGGAGGTGCTCAAAACGGCCCAGGGAGCAACCGATCGCTTTTGTCGTCTGGTAGCAGATGTTCTGCGAGAGCTGGGAGACTGA
- a CDS encoding acyl-CoA dehydrogenase family protein yields MIFAEKYELIRKLAREFAQKEFSSEILDEVEESSVFPPELLKKMGDAGFYGIKVPLELGGQGSDTLAYAIVMEEIARVSPVASLYVSSPNSLSGGPLLLSGNDEQKEKYLKPVARGEKMLCFGLTEPGAGSDAGSMTTSAQPDGDHYILNGRKTFITMAPLSDYAIIYAKTDPSRGSKGISAFIVDMNLPGVSCGKPENKMGLKGCATSDIILENVRVHKEDLLGEEGKGFINAMKTLDVGRIGVAAQSIGVGQACLDEAIKYAKERKQFRKRIADFQGISFMLADMATKLAAAKELVYNAAVLKDQNRDASMAASMAKYYAAEICNEIAGKAVQIHGGYGFIKDYRVERLYRDCRVFTIYEGTSQIQQLVIANQLLK; encoded by the coding sequence ATGATCTTTGCAGAAAAGTATGAGTTGATACGCAAGCTGGCCCGGGAGTTCGCCCAGAAAGAGTTTTCTTCCGAGATTCTCGATGAGGTTGAAGAAAGCTCGGTCTTTCCCCCGGAGCTGCTTAAAAAAATGGGTGATGCCGGCTTTTACGGAATCAAGGTGCCTCTGGAGCTGGGGGGGCAAGGCAGTGATACCCTGGCCTACGCAATTGTCATGGAAGAGATAGCCCGGGTGAGCCCCGTAGCAAGTCTCTATGTTTCCAGCCCGAACAGTCTTTCCGGTGGTCCGTTGCTCCTCTCGGGGAACGACGAGCAGAAAGAAAAGTACCTCAAACCCGTTGCCCGGGGAGAGAAAATGCTCTGTTTTGGCCTTACCGAGCCTGGTGCAGGATCAGATGCCGGGAGCATGACCACCTCAGCCCAGCCCGATGGCGACCATTACATTCTAAACGGCCGGAAAACCTTTATTACCATGGCCCCCCTGTCTGATTACGCGATCATCTACGCAAAAACTGATCCATCCAGGGGTAGCAAGGGAATCTCCGCCTTCATTGTGGACATGAACCTCCCCGGCGTTTCCTGCGGCAAACCCGAGAACAAGATGGGCCTCAAGGGGTGTGCAACGAGCGATATCATTCTGGAGAATGTGAGGGTTCATAAAGAGGATCTTCTGGGTGAGGAAGGGAAGGGATTTATCAACGCCATGAAGACCCTGGACGTGGGTCGAATTGGAGTAGCTGCTCAATCCATAGGTGTAGGCCAGGCTTGTCTGGATGAAGCAATAAAATACGCAAAAGAACGGAAGCAGTTCCGGAAGCGCATAGCCGATTTTCAAGGGATCTCCTTCATGCTGGCCGATATGGCCACAAAACTGGCTGCAGCAAAGGAACTCGTCTATAACGCAGCAGTCCTGAAGGATCAGAACAGGGATGCCAGCATGGCCGCCAGCATGGCCAAGTATTATGCCGCCGAAATATGCAATGAGATTGCCGGGAAAGCTGTTCAGATTCACGGGGGCTACGGGTTTATCAAGGATTATCGTGTGGAGCGCCTCTACCGTGACTGCAGGGTTTTTACAATCTACGAGGGGACGAGTCAGATACAGCAGTTGGTGATCGCTAATCAGCTGTTGAAATGA
- a CDS encoding YczE/YyaS/YitT family protein gives MNKWYRFGLRVAIYALGLLSLAFSVVFSINSRLGVSPVNSFPYVIHRIILSRFPESTLTLGAGVTAFFCFYILLQVLILRRDFNPLHLFQILFSTIFGYFVNFARLVVGDFSLPGYAGQLCMLGISIFLIGLGLALYLNARLVPMPAEGFLGALVARSRGRLELHRLKVLVDCLVVGTGAILSLVFIGDVHGIREGTVITAIMAGKALGWIQKPLLPWFQRLCSSPISRKTSKDPGANIGTKEQFVG, from the coding sequence ATGAACAAATGGTATCGATTCGGCCTCAGGGTTGCGATCTACGCGCTGGGGCTTCTCTCGCTAGCCTTTTCCGTGGTTTTCAGTATCAACTCCCGCTTGGGCGTCTCGCCGGTGAACTCCTTTCCCTACGTTATTCACCGTATCATTCTCTCGCGGTTCCCCGAATCTACCCTGACGCTCGGGGCGGGGGTGACTGCCTTCTTCTGTTTCTACATTCTCCTGCAGGTTCTGATACTCCGCAGGGATTTCAACCCCCTGCATCTTTTCCAGATATTATTTAGTACGATTTTTGGGTATTTTGTAAATTTTGCGCGTCTGGTGGTGGGGGACTTTTCCCTTCCCGGCTATGCAGGCCAGTTGTGCATGCTGGGAATCAGTATTTTTTTGATCGGCTTGGGTTTAGCCCTCTACCTGAATGCTCGCCTGGTCCCCATGCCTGCCGAGGGGTTTCTGGGCGCGCTCGTTGCCAGGTCCCGGGGCCGCCTTGAGCTCCATCGTCTGAAGGTTCTCGTTGATTGCCTTGTTGTCGGAACGGGTGCTATACTGTCCCTCGTCTTTATTGGCGATGTTCACGGTATACGCGAGGGAACCGTAATAACCGCAATCATGGCCGGCAAGGCCCTTGGATGGATTCAGAAGCCCCTTCTGCCCTGGTTCCAGAGACTTTGCTCATCGCCGATATCACGGAAAACTTCGAAGGATCCGGGAGCGAATATTGGAACCAAAGAACAATTTGTTGGGTAG
- a CDS encoding LacI family DNA-binding transcriptional regulator, which produces MNIKELARRAGVSISTISRVINNSAYVSPEIRERVEAIITETGYRPNSLAKDLLRNKTDTIGVLLPRIDLPTFAAMFEGITDVLNQNGYNILLANTRDKHEDELKYFQLFYEKRVDGVIYFATGITEDHVRLVKQIRMPLVVLGHSGEAFSCSAVRLENFGAAKAMVQHLITLGHRRIGCIAVPDHDVDISTHRKQGYRSALEEAGIAFDERLMSIGDFEYPWGERGAAALMSIPDKADRPTAIFCITDRLAVAASGWLQRNGYRVPEDISVACIDDPVLLSYTQPRVTTMGFDYNRAGVTAGQMIINRINGTQAEPQETFMPFSFRLRDSTAPCPQM; this is translated from the coding sequence ATGAACATCAAGGAGCTTGCCAGGCGTGCAGGAGTGTCCATCTCGACGATTTCGCGGGTTATCAATAACTCTGCCTATGTAAGTCCCGAGATCCGCGAGCGGGTGGAGGCGATCATCACCGAGACGGGGTATCGGCCAAACTCTTTGGCCAAGGACCTTCTGAGAAACAAAACCGATACAATTGGTGTGCTCCTTCCCAGGATCGATCTGCCCACCTTTGCAGCGATGTTCGAAGGGATCACCGACGTCCTTAATCAGAACGGGTATAATATTCTCCTGGCCAACACCCGGGACAAGCATGAGGACGAGCTGAAGTATTTCCAGCTTTTTTACGAGAAACGCGTCGATGGAGTCATCTATTTCGCAACGGGAATTACCGAGGATCATGTCCGGCTGGTAAAGCAGATTCGCATGCCCCTGGTTGTCCTGGGTCATTCCGGCGAGGCTTTTTCCTGTTCGGCGGTGCGGCTGGAGAACTTTGGTGCTGCCAAGGCCATGGTGCAGCACCTCATCACGCTGGGACATCGTCGTATCGGTTGTATCGCCGTTCCCGACCACGATGTCGATATCAGTACTCATCGCAAACAGGGCTATCGTTCGGCTTTGGAAGAGGCTGGCATCGCCTTTGATGAGCGTCTTATGTCAATCGGTGATTTTGAGTATCCCTGGGGAGAACGGGGGGCTGCGGCCTTGATGTCGATCCCTGACAAGGCCGATCGCCCCACGGCCATTTTCTGCATCACCGATCGTCTGGCCGTTGCTGCTTCAGGATGGCTTCAGCGCAACGGATACCGGGTGCCGGAGGATATTTCCGTTGCCTGCATAGATGACCCCGTATTGCTTTCGTATACCCAGCCCCGGGTGACCACCATGGGTTTCGATTACAATCGGGCAGGGGTAACGGCGGGGCAGATGATAATTAATAGAATAAACGGAACACAGGCGGAGCCACAGGAGACATTCATGCCCTTTTCGTTCCGTCTCCGCGACAGCACGGCTCCCTGTCCTCAGATGTAA
- the etfB gene encoding electron transfer flavoprotein subunit beta translates to MHIIVCVKQVPDTNEVRIDPVKGTLIRDGVPSILNPDDANALEGALALKDSIEGTKVSVVSMGPPQATAMLRECLAMGADVAYLLSSRVFGGADTYATSTTLAAGIKKIEEVSGKADLVFAGRQAIDGDTAQVGPQVAMRLNFPVVSYVQSIRELKPSSVIVERQLEDGFEVVEVQSPCVLTMVKELNQPRYMTVKGIVNAYSQEIVIWDDVAVEVSPDKCGLKASPTQVFRSFTPPPKDPGEILQGGPGEVVSLLINRLRKSHAL, encoded by the coding sequence ATGCATATCATTGTCTGCGTAAAACAGGTGCCGGATACCAACGAAGTTCGTATAGATCCCGTAAAGGGAACACTTATCCGGGACGGGGTGCCCAGCATACTGAACCCCGATGACGCCAATGCTCTGGAAGGAGCTTTAGCACTAAAAGATTCGATAGAAGGCACAAAGGTGAGCGTGGTCTCCATGGGGCCTCCCCAGGCAACAGCGATGTTGCGGGAATGTCTGGCCATGGGGGCGGATGTAGCCTATTTGCTTTCAAGCAGGGTTTTCGGAGGTGCTGACACGTACGCTACATCTACAACTCTTGCTGCGGGAATAAAGAAAATAGAAGAGGTCTCGGGAAAGGCCGATCTTGTCTTTGCGGGTCGGCAGGCCATTGATGGGGATACTGCCCAGGTAGGTCCCCAGGTTGCAATGAGACTGAATTTTCCTGTTGTTAGCTATGTTCAGAGTATCCGGGAACTGAAACCTTCGTCGGTTATCGTGGAACGACAGCTTGAAGATGGTTTCGAAGTCGTCGAAGTTCAGTCGCCCTGCGTTCTGACCATGGTTAAGGAGCTGAACCAGCCCAGGTACATGACGGTAAAGGGGATTGTTAACGCCTACAGCCAGGAAATAGTGATTTGGGATGATGTCGCTGTGGAAGTCAGTCCTGATAAATGTGGCCTCAAGGCGAGCCCAACCCAGGTATTTCGTTCATTTACCCCGCCTCCCAAAGATCCCGGCGAGATTCTCCAGGGAGGTCCTGGCGAGGTGGTATCTCTGTTGATTAACCGGCTCAGAAAGTCCCACGCGCTCTAG
- a CDS encoding YgjV family protein, with translation MVYFGLPLIEWFGYLASVLVALSLTMSSIVRLRWVNLAGATLFATYGFIIGSFPVALLNLFIALTNIFYLVKMYQERDDFKIIQLSGSDQYVACFLEAHEEEINELFPLFQKASLPQLEVFYLVKNAVPIGILAGHAVDEETFCIDLDFVRPAYRDFRMGNFTYDPEGFFHTRGIRRLQAPVCGSKHDQYLERMGFLKKENIYEKHVGGR, from the coding sequence ATGGTTTATTTTGGTCTGCCTTTAATAGAATGGTTTGGCTATCTGGCCTCGGTTTTGGTGGCCCTTTCCCTCACCATGAGCTCGATTGTGCGGCTCCGGTGGGTGAATCTGGCGGGTGCTACCCTCTTTGCCACGTATGGGTTCATCATCGGGTCCTTTCCTGTGGCGTTGCTCAATCTCTTTATCGCGCTCACGAACATTTTCTACCTGGTCAAAATGTATCAGGAGCGGGATGATTTCAAGATTATTCAACTCTCCGGGTCTGATCAGTACGTGGCGTGCTTTCTTGAGGCGCACGAGGAAGAGATTAACGAGCTCTTCCCTCTCTTTCAGAAGGCGTCGCTGCCTCAGCTGGAAGTGTTTTATCTGGTGAAGAACGCCGTTCCGATCGGTATCCTGGCAGGCCACGCCGTCGATGAGGAAACCTTTTGTATCGATCTTGATTTTGTCCGGCCTGCCTATCGCGATTTCAGAATGGGTAACTTTACCTACGACCCGGAAGGGTTTTTTCACACCAGAGGTATTCGGCGACTTCAGGCACCGGTATGCGGAAGCAAACATGATCAGTATCTGGAACGAATGGGATTTCTGAAAAAAGAAAATATCTACGAAAAACATGTGGGGGGACGCTAG
- a CDS encoding BMP family lipoprotein, translating into MKRFGIGSFRMMVPVALLAMVFMLAGCGGSGTDESDAALRVGMVTDAGTIDDRSFNQGTWEGIVRATDEFDLTRRYLMPSGTTEADYIREITNLRDAGFPLIITPGFKFETAVYQMQERYPEVNFVLIDGVPNNGVFGDDRSERVGSNTVSIFFAEHEAGFLAAVASALEIGEGAFGFIGGMEIPPVQRFNWGFQQGITYANEHLGTSISLNPRDVLYQGSFDNVAAGQQIAAQMFDRGIDAIFCAAGGVGVGAINEAKNRAADGAWIIGVDSDQYEQGVYAAGKSVILTSAMKGVDVAAYDMIAAHLEGNFPGGETLMFNAASNGVGIPDENPNLSVETEKGVAQVLARIQSGEIVVSAQQGDLIR; encoded by the coding sequence ATGAAGAGATTCGGGATTGGTTCTTTTCGGATGATGGTGCCGGTTGCTCTCCTGGCAATGGTCTTTATGCTGGCCGGGTGCGGCGGGTCTGGCACAGACGAGAGCGACGCGGCCCTGCGGGTTGGAATGGTGACCGATGCAGGCACGATCGATGACAGATCGTTTAACCAGGGAACCTGGGAAGGAATTGTGCGGGCCACCGATGAGTTTGACCTTACCCGGCGCTACCTCATGCCCTCGGGAACCACCGAGGCCGATTACATTCGGGAAATAACAAACCTCCGGGATGCCGGGTTCCCTCTGATCATCACCCCAGGGTTCAAGTTCGAAACCGCAGTCTACCAGATGCAGGAACGCTATCCCGAGGTGAATTTTGTCCTTATCGATGGAGTTCCCAACAACGGTGTCTTTGGCGATGATCGTTCCGAGAGGGTAGGGTCCAACACGGTCTCAATCTTCTTTGCAGAACACGAAGCAGGATTTCTGGCGGCCGTCGCCTCTGCCCTGGAGATCGGTGAGGGTGCGTTCGGATTTATCGGAGGTATGGAAATTCCTCCCGTCCAGCGGTTCAACTGGGGATTCCAGCAGGGGATTACCTACGCCAACGAGCATCTTGGCACCTCAATTTCCCTGAATCCCCGGGATGTCCTGTATCAGGGATCTTTTGACAACGTCGCTGCAGGTCAGCAAATCGCGGCTCAGATGTTCGACAGGGGAATCGACGCGATCTTCTGTGCCGCCGGCGGTGTCGGGGTGGGAGCTATCAACGAAGCGAAAAACCGCGCTGCCGACGGAGCCTGGATTATCGGAGTTGATTCTGATCAGTACGAGCAAGGCGTCTATGCTGCCGGAAAGTCGGTTATCCTCACCTCGGCCATGAAGGGCGTCGATGTGGCTGCCTACGACATGATCGCAGCGCATCTGGAAGGAAACTTTCCCGGAGGAGAGACCCTCATGTTCAACGCTGCTTCCAACGGTGTGGGCATCCCCGATGAAAATCCCAACCTGAGTGTTGAGACCGAAAAAGGTGTAGCCCAGGTTCTGGCAAGGATTCAGAGCGGCGAGATTGTTGTGTCGGCTCAGCAGGGCGATCTCATTCGATAA
- a CDS encoding FadR/GntR family transcriptional regulator: MEPKNNLLGSLLDLKPVETKRASEVIYDQIKEMITSGRLKPGDRLPSERAMMEMLSRSRPTIREALRMLERTGLIRTVAGSNGAIVQKPNTRSVEQALETAIQTQALSLSEVWEYRHLNETAIVEWASQRRTAKDLEALDKILEQSRESVDDPGEFIKYDPLFHAALAKASKNTVAYLLSQILAISMVALLEQRMAELDMKTQQAMCRKVLVMHADIVAALKSRDKDAARRAMEAHIEAFHEDLRPGTAFAYE; the protein is encoded by the coding sequence TTGGAACCAAAGAACAATTTGTTGGGTAGTCTTCTCGATCTCAAACCTGTTGAAACCAAGCGGGCCAGCGAGGTGATCTACGACCAGATAAAAGAGATGATCACCTCGGGACGGCTCAAGCCGGGCGACCGGTTGCCCTCGGAACGAGCAATGATGGAAATGCTGAGTCGTAGCCGCCCTACCATCAGGGAGGCTTTACGGATGCTTGAGCGAACTGGCCTGATTCGTACCGTGGCGGGATCGAACGGAGCAATCGTGCAAAAGCCAAATACGCGGTCAGTTGAACAGGCGCTGGAGACAGCGATCCAGACTCAGGCCCTCTCCCTTTCCGAAGTCTGGGAATATCGACACCTCAACGAGACAGCGATCGTGGAATGGGCATCGCAACGCCGGACCGCCAAGGATCTTGAGGCCCTGGATAAAATATTGGAGCAGTCTCGAGAATCGGTAGATGATCCCGGGGAATTTATAAAATATGATCCTCTGTTCCACGCGGCCCTGGCCAAGGCCTCCAAGAACACTGTGGCCTATCTTTTGTCGCAGATCCTGGCTATCTCCATGGTAGCACTTTTGGAGCAGCGGATGGCTGAGCTGGATATGAAGACCCAGCAAGCCATGTGCAGGAAGGTGCTGGTCATGCATGCGGACATTGTTGCCGCCCTGAAATCCCGAGACAAGGATGCTGCCCGGAGGGCCATGGAAGCTCACATTGAAGCATTTCATGAAGATCTCAGACCGGGTACCGCCTTCGCCTACGAATAG
- a CDS encoding AMP-binding protein, whose amino-acid sequence MIPLENIHLGEYISRATQRFSSLCAVHCGGRSWSYADLGARSDLIASGLLSRGVRPGDHVGILAEDQPETLFFFCAVMKIGAVAVMLCTSLQSKELKDLLVFSDVKYLALGEGYKDIDFISLFEEIGPLPALDEVFYLGRDPGKLPSMVSLNRLIEAGQAGLSGNPALRDHVEIDPESTATILFTSGTSSRPKAVKSSHFSRVNNAIQQAHDMRLSSSDRICVALPMFHCFSLSVNILAAFSVGASLHFPPNRRTLTILETLQRGQCTVLHAVPTLFNALISRRDFNDFDLSSLRLGLIGGALYSPELFVMIEEKMGMTLLSSLGQTECTAGLTICDPDDPLELRAATVGRFMDHVEGKIIDPVTGLEVAPGESGEIVVRGYLAMQGYYKQPEATKHVLDSDGWVHTGDCGYMNEEGYLCLTGRLKDLIIRGGENISPAELEGVIRQDPRVADVKVIGVPDDHYGEEIAACLVVREGQVPEADEVRRLVRSRLASFKVPRFVFYFDDFPKTPVGKVRTGELRRYILAQFLSVAGTK is encoded by the coding sequence ATGATTCCTCTGGAAAACATACATCTCGGTGAGTACATCTCCCGAGCAACCCAAAGGTTCTCGTCCCTTTGTGCTGTTCACTGCGGTGGGCGCTCCTGGAGCTATGCCGATCTGGGCGCGCGCAGTGACCTCATTGCATCGGGCCTGCTTTCCCGGGGAGTCCGGCCGGGAGATCATGTTGGCATCCTCGCTGAAGATCAGCCAGAGACGCTCTTTTTCTTTTGCGCTGTCATGAAGATTGGGGCCGTGGCGGTCATGCTATGCACCAGTCTTCAGTCGAAGGAGCTGAAGGACTTGCTGGTTTTTTCTGATGTGAAATACCTTGCTCTTGGAGAGGGGTATAAGGATATTGACTTCATCTCTCTTTTCGAGGAGATCGGGCCACTTCCTGCTCTGGATGAAGTATTCTACTTGGGACGGGACCCTGGCAAGCTCCCGTCTATGGTCAGTCTGAACAGACTTATTGAGGCCGGCCAGGCAGGATTGTCGGGGAATCCTGCATTACGGGATCATGTGGAGATCGATCCAGAGAGTACAGCCACAATTCTCTTTACATCGGGAACATCCTCCAGGCCGAAGGCTGTAAAATCAAGTCATTTCTCCCGGGTTAACAACGCCATCCAACAGGCCCATGACATGAGGTTGTCCTCAAGTGACAGAATTTGTGTGGCCCTTCCCATGTTTCACTGTTTCAGCCTCTCCGTAAACATTCTGGCGGCCTTCTCCGTGGGAGCATCCCTTCATTTTCCTCCGAACAGGAGGACGTTGACTATTCTTGAAACTCTTCAAAGAGGTCAGTGCACTGTGCTTCATGCGGTGCCAACACTTTTTAATGCTCTGATTTCGCGTCGGGATTTCAATGATTTCGATCTTTCATCGCTGCGACTTGGCCTGATAGGGGGGGCTCTCTATAGTCCTGAACTGTTTGTGATGATTGAAGAAAAGATGGGTATGACTCTCTTGTCCAGTCTCGGCCAGACTGAGTGCACCGCCGGTCTGACGATCTGTGACCCTGATGATCCTCTGGAGCTGCGAGCTGCCACAGTGGGGAGATTCATGGACCACGTGGAAGGGAAAATAATCGATCCTGTCACTGGTCTGGAGGTTGCTCCGGGAGAATCCGGAGAGATTGTGGTCCGGGGGTATCTTGCTATGCAAGGTTATTACAAGCAGCCCGAGGCCACGAAGCACGTTCTCGATTCGGACGGATGGGTTCATACCGGTGATTGCGGTTATATGAATGAAGAAGGATACCTCTGCCTTACGGGGCGTTTGAAGGATCTGATAATACGGGGAGGGGAAAACATCAGTCCCGCAGAGCTGGAGGGAGTGATCCGGCAGGACCCTCGGGTAGCTGATGTCAAAGTCATCGGGGTTCCCGATGATCATTACGGAGAAGAGATCGCGGCATGTCTTGTAGTTCGGGAGGGCCAGGTTCCGGAGGCTGATGAGGTGCGTAGGCTGGTTCGCTCACGGCTGGCATCCTTCAAGGTGCCTCGCTTCGTCTTCTATTTTGATGATTTCCCCAAAACTCCGGTGGGAAAGGTTCGCACCGGTGAGCTGAGACGTTACATCCTGGCTCAATTTCTCTCAGTAGCAGGTACAAAATGA